Within the Rosa rugosa chromosome 2, drRosRugo1.1, whole genome shotgun sequence genome, the region TCAAATCGGTCCAGAACAGGTCATAAAGAGCATCATCATATTGACTACAGAGGGTCAATATTTCTCTTTACAAACATCCATAGAATTTAAGTATCAAGAAGTCCCTAATTTCAATAGCCAAAAGCAGAATAGCTGAAGAAATTTAAGCCAATCAAATTCATCGGAAAATGGAAGAATGCTGGTATACCAAATTCCTTAAACCACAAATCTTCATGTTAAACATAAAGGAAACTTAAGAGTTACCAGATCAAGAAACCCTTGGAAATCAGGAACCAATTAATAGCCATAATCAGTACAACCATGACAGCTAGCACAATTTTCTTCAAGTCCCCATATACAAAGTTCATAACAAACATACACAGTATATAGTATACAGTTCATAAAATAACCAAAGACTCAAGaaatccccaaatttcaatGTACAATACAACAGTTCATAAAAGAAGCATTTGATACTACCTAGATGAACAGAATCCAAAGAACcaagaaatccctaatttcagTGCTTAAATACAGAAATTAAAGCCATTTCAGAATCTGAGGTCTATACCTCAATGAAGCAGTCATGGAAAAAGAGACGAAGCAACTGAGCCGAGGCGTTCCTGTGCTGGCCGTAAATCCAAGCCATCTTCGACCTCACGAGCCCCTCGGCCTGAGGACACGTGTTCCGGTAGAAGTCGTACTCGAGAGTCTGCGACGTCAAGTCCGTCGTCGTCGTCTCGGAGAAGAAGTCGTCTAGGCCGCCGTCGCCAGAAGCGAGAGAAACAAAAGCGACGAGTGGTTCGTCGGAGGAAGAGAGAGACGGCTTCCCGTTCGATTCGCCGGTTCTCGGATTGTTCAACGAGATTCGCAGAGAGAGGATCACTGCCACGAAGAAGAGCAGCCACGCTTTCGTCTCGAACAacatcttcgtcttcttcttgttcaacGGCGCCGGCGAGCTCGTGAGGTCTGCAACGGCGTCGTTTCGGTTTGTGAAGGAgagccagagagagagagagagagagtgggagTGTGTGGGTTGAAGCGGGAAATGAAAAACAGAATGAGCTCCTTGGGCGAAGAGTTTGTTACACTAGTTTCTAGAACCGAGTCGGGTCGATTTGATTAACCTTTTGGGCTGGGTATTTCTTGGTTAGGGCAATCCAACTAACCAAACCCAACTATAAGAACAAAGTGAGTTTTGAGATGACaaatgattgattttttttttttttttgtaaagatGATTTTAGAAAATCGGTTTAGAAACTAATAGTTTTGATCATATCAAATATCATAAGAAAAGGCCTAAAAATTTCATGTCTTTCTGACTTTCTTGATTGGAAAACCACAATTTCTTacaagttatttttttttttttaaaagcaaaAATCTAGAGATAGCTTGTCACGTGTCCAAATCGGTCCAATATTGCTTAAGATGACAAAATgatctttaatttcttttgtagAAATGATTTGATCGTACATAATGAGATAGACAAGAAAAGAATTTGTACAAGTGTGTCTAAATCAATTTGGACAACAAAAAATATGTAAACAATACCAAAACTTTAACATAGTTGACACTAAATTGATGAACTCTTGAAGAAGTAGCCCAAATACATTATACTTGGGCTAGATGTTTTCTTGGAAATCATAAAGAAGTAAAACGAGCTCGTATGATACTAACCGTTTTACTATATGATCTCCCTGAACTCCCACTTCATTACttcaaatcctttgatcctttgGTTTGATTCTAATACTTCCAAACTCGTCATTCATACATCTGGTACGCCAAAATCCCAAGTCTTCGATTCATAATTTGATTTAAGTTTTGATTCTCTAAACAGCTAAAACAACATTAGTTAACGTGTGATTGGAAGTTCTCGGAATAGCTAAAACAACATTAGTTAATGTGTGATCGGAAGTTTTCGGAATTTATAAACCAAAATCAAAGATAATCAAACCTAATTAGCTTCGGTTTGgttcatgattttttttattttatatttctaaGTCCCCAACCCTTAACCGGTTCAACCGTTTAAAGGATGAACAAACCCGTTTGGGTCCGAGTCGTCCGTTCCTTATAAAAGTGTTAAAAACCCCCATCCGGCTTATTCCTGTTATTGAAGATTTTGTTGAGCCAAAATGGGAAGCGACAGGAAaccggaggagaagaagaagagtaggAAAAGGAGCTCTTCTTCACCTGCACAAGGTACTCTTTCTCTTTTCCCAGTTTGCTTACTCTtaaaaaacaaagcaaaaaaaaaaaaaaacgaactaGGATGAAAagcatataaaaaaaaaagctctcAATTTCATAGCTTTTGCTGTTCTGGTTATTCCCAATTGAGTCAAAATAGCTCTATCAGGCTAGGGTTAGCAGCGGATTTGGTTTCTGTGTTTTTCCGACTGAGAAAGCCTCGAAATTTTAATGTCCAGCAAATAAGAAAATAACTTTCTTGTTTCCAATTTCATTATGATATCGAAGTGGGTTTTCTTGGGCTAATGTGCTTTGTATTTCTTACAATTTGTTTTTTTCTGTTGTTATTGTGGAATTACAGATGAGGGGAAAGGTAAGAGGCATAGAACAGTGGAAGATGAGGATAGAAAGAGCAGAAAGAGTGACAAGAAGGACAAGAAAAGATCACATAAGCATTCTGATAAAGGTATATACCCCTATAAGTCTGAGGCTGCCACTTCATCTTTTCAAAGTTTATGACGTTTCGGGCTTAGAATTGTATTCAATTCGAACTAATTGAGAatgttgttttgattttcttcacTAGTTTAAGATGGATTTTGGGCCTAATCGAATTCCCCTAGAGTAAAGTTCAGTTTGTTTTGACCTCTTAGTTGGGAAGAGATGCCGTCATTGTTTAAGTATTCAGGATTGCTAGTTCAGGAATGATAGAAATTAGGCTTCGATTCACACCAGTAGTGTACAGTATGTGGTGTTATCAGATGCATCTTTTGTTTGGGGTATTTACATGCTCTGTTAGCTCAGAGTTGTTTCGAACATGGAAAagtaaacaaaagaaaaagggacTAACTAGATCAGATGACACTATGTGCCTTATGATGTTACTTCTAATGGATTATGAGTCAGGAAATTTGCGTTACTAATTTCTTGGCCTATTAAGGATTACGTTCTTCTATGGGAAATTGATTCTGATATTGACATCCTTGTTGTGCCTCAGAAAAGAAGACAAAGGATAAGCATAGAAGTAAACATCGCCGCTTGGTAAGTTATCTTATTTCTAATAACTAATAAGGCCTTGATGGTTTCTGTTTTACCATCTGTGAGCTGTTGATGATCGAATTTTACCTGTGCCTTTTAAATTTTAAAGCAACGGATATCAAAGTTCACAATCTTACAAAGAATACTTATCTGTCATTACATTTAAGATAGTACAAAATCTCGAATATAAGTTTTTGAATACTTTAACTGATCTCAGTTATTGAACAAGTAGGTAACTTTAAGAGGTAATGATGTGATGTTAATCTAAAATTTACACAGAATCTCTAAAGTCTGCAACACTTTAATTTTGATTGTTTAGATGTGTTCTTGTGGTCATTGGTAATTAGTATTATCTCCAGAGCATTGAAAATTTAGATTGTGTGGGGCAATATGTAGAAAATGCGGGAACAGGAAGACTAGCAACACATAGTTTCCATTAGTTGCCTACTTCTGATTATCAGTTAAAGAACCTAGAAAACAAACTTTTTACCAATCTTGCTACCActgtttgttcttgtttattCTTTCTTGCAACTTGCAAGTAAGCAGAAGTTATCTTGTCTTATGCAGTCAGCTAGATTATAGACAGACTTGTGTGGAAGCATTTCtcattgcaatttagagttcaaccTATTGGAAGGCTTAGATAAACTCTCTCTATAAATGCAGTAATGCACAAATGTTTGCTCCCTTGTTTTACTGCATCAAGGCTATCTCCtgtgaaaataaaatttatctAGCATTAGTTCAATGAATTGGTAAAAATGTGTGAACTCTTAAGTTATATACATATTGGTTTCAATATAGACACTAGTGTGCTGTTTTAAATATTTGTACTTGATAGTTAATGGTACGCATCTAGTTGGTCACGCTGCATAATCTGTTAGTTTCCTGAGCATTGATTTTCTGGTAGCTGGTACTTAGGAAATTATCTTTTCTCTTTCAGAACATTGAGATCCAAGAACTGTCCGGTGATGACTATTTCTCTAAGAACAATGAGTTCTCCACTTGGctgaaagaagagaaagaggtGTTCTTCTCTGATCTTTCTGCAGAATCTGCACGGCAACTGTTTTCAGACTTTGTGAAAGCTTGGAACAAGAAAAAGCTTGAATCCAGATACTACGAGGGGATTGAAACTGCACCCCGGTCTGCTCATAATTGGAAAATCAAAGGGTGAAAAGCAACACTAGCAGTGGATCTCTGCCCTTGTGCTCTGCATAGCATGTTTCGTTTTTCTTCGttatcaataggttttatgtctaCCCAGGGTTAATTCGCACAATACAACATGTAGCTTAAATCCATTTATGATTCTTTCTTTTGTAAGTTGTAACTGGTAAAAGTAAGGTAATATcaagatgcagcagtcgacacCATGTTGTTATCCATCTTAAATGGAGGGTTGATGCTATTGGATTGCGTTTTACCAAGTTTGATTCTAACATTCAAATCGTTACAAACTGCTATTACTAATCCAAATGAAACCATAGGCATGTTCAACTCTTTCAATGACATGTCTAGCGCTCTGAATAGGATTTTGTCAATCTTCCTGTCGAGGTATTAATCTTCTGGGAATTTACAATTTCTAATCCACCCTAATTAATTGGTGTGTCAATGAAACTGAAATCCAACTCGTTTATGAAAACCTTCTTTATAACATTAAATCATTGGATAAAATCTCTTTGATGGGGTGATCAatatatagaaattaaaaaTGGACCTCATGTTAAGGATTAGAAAATTCATTGTAAAGCACTGTTAGTGACCGAGTTAGGTTCACAATTTAGCTTGGTAAATATGCTATATCAATTTCTGTTCCTAAAATTTATTCTAGATGGTACAAAAAATGATGGCATTCTCCTACCCTAAACGGCTAACTAGACCTCAACCAAGTTATACTATCCCAATAGATGTAGAAGATATGGGAATTGGATCCTATCCTATGCCTAGTATCAAATTAGCTTTGATCCCTTTATCTGGGTACTGTGTATTTGAGGATCTTTAGGTAGCTCCTCTTGACCTCACCAATAGTCAGAACAAGAACACTTGCCATCACTGAAATGGTGAAACCGGTATGGATCCCTCAATATGATTTTCCGCCCAACTACTGCGCTAACATGCTTGTACACAGAATGGCAATCACCACAGACTCGAAGATTCTTGAAAACCTTAACAGGTGAACCTTCTGGAGTATTGATCAACCCAAAAGCAAGGGCAATTCTCTCACTGTGGTTCCAAAGATTTTGCTCCTTCTGTTCTTCATCGGTATCTTGCAGGGAGTAGCTTGTATCAGGAACATAGCCTGCTTCTCTAATCATCTTCATAAGCTCTCCCAACTTGGCATAAATCTGCTGTGTCTGTGGGTGAGACTTTTCTCCCATCCCGAATTTACTCACCTCACTTTTCAACTTGACCCAACTACATGCTGGCCTTTTCGTTATGTTTCTCGAACCCATTTGCCTCCTTACATTCTCTACTTCCTCCCATCTTCCAGTACTTGCACAAACATTTGAGAAAAGAACATAAGCTGAATCGTCTGATGGATCTAACTCAAGAAGATGGTCTGCTGCTTTCCTCCCTAATTCCAAATTGCGATGAATTTTACATGCAGCCAACAAGCTCCGCCACACAAGGTCATTTGGGGGGACTGGCATTTCTTTAATAAAGTTTTCAGCCTCAGAAAGCCTTCCTGATCGCCCAAGAAGATCAATTACGCACACACAATGTTCTATTGCTGGTGGGACACCGAACTCTGTAGTCATTGCATTATAGTATGCAAGACCATCATCCACGAGACCCCCATGACTGCACGCAGAGAGAAGTGAGACAAAGGTGACATGGTCAGGTTTCACACCCAGACTTACCATTTCATGAAAGCTCTCCCTAGCCTTCTCGAAACACCCATGTTTGGCAAACGATGATATCATGATGTTCCATGATAATCGTGACCTAATGGTTGGTGATGGAAGCATCTTCAGAACATCTTCCATCTCCCCGCATTTTCCATACATATCCATCGCAGCATTTGTAATATAATGGTCTGTGTCAAAACCAAGCTTAACTACCAGGCCATGAAGCTGCTGACCTTCTACCAACATAGCCAGGTCTGCACTAACAGAAAGTGCGATAGATAAGCTGAACTGATCAAAGTCCACTCCAGCTCTTCTCATCATCAAAGCAAGTTTCAAAGCTTCCTCAAGGCCATGGTTAGCATTTGCAGCAATGATTGCATTCCATGCAATGGAGTTCTTGACAGTTAGTCCACTAAATATGGAATTACTTGAGTTCAAATCACCACACTTAGCATACATCGTAATAAGGGAACTCTGCACATACTTTTCTGATTCAAATCCTGTTAGAACTATGTATGCATGGATGGGCATCCCATGTTTTAGTAGATCACTAGGAATCAGGAAAGCACCAAGAACATTAATTATTGTAATGTAGTTTGCTGCAGTTCCTTCTTTTCTCATGAGTTTAAAAGCTGTAATTACCTCATCTGGTTCTTTGTTTTCAGCATAACTACCGATGAGAGAATTCCAAGTAACTTCATCTCGCTTGGGCATTGTTTGCAACACCTTCGCTGCTTCAAGCGTCTTACTAAGCTTTCCATACATGGTAACTAATGCATTTCCTACTATCAGATTGTCTTGTAGGCCTGCAATGACTGCTAGAGCATGAAGAATCTTTCCTTCAACTACAAATTCTGGATTTGAACAGGCAGATAATGCACTTGTTAAAGTCACATAATTTATTGCTTTTCTCATCCGCAGCATTTCAGCAAAATGTTTGAGGGCATTTTGGGACTCCTCATTCTGAACATAGCATGCTAACATGGAGTTCCATGAGATTATATCCTTCTCTATCATTCTTTTGAAAACTAACTCAGCATCTTCAGATTTTCCAGCCTCAGAATACATACTTAAAAGAGTATTGCCAACACAAACATTTGATTCCATCCCCAGTTTCACCACTAGTCCATGAATTCCCCTGCCCCACTTCAGTTTATCTGTGGAACCGCAGACTCCCAACAACGTTGAAACTGTTATAGAATTCACTTCTTTATTAACATGCCGCATACGATGAAAATACCGTAATGATTCTTCACAAAGCCCATTTTGCACATTAGCAGAAATAATAGAATTCCATGAGATTGTGTCCCTTTCATCCATGTGATCGAATACATAGCACGCCTCACCCACATTACCAAAGCTACCATACATGGATATGAGCGAATTTGCCACAGAAACACTAGTCTGCAGTCCAAGTTTCACAACATCTCCAAGAACTTGTTGACCCAATAACTCATCCCCCAGCGCCCCACAAGTACTAAACACTATGGCTAAAGTATTATCATTGCAACACACTCCTTCACGCCTCATACGCTTATATATACTCATTACCTCTCCCAAATCTCCACCATTAGAATACCCAACAATCAAAGAAGTCCAAGTAACCACATTCTTCTCCGGCATCTCCTCAAACACCTTTCTAGCATTCGAAACAACACCATAGGTCCCATAAAAATGCAAAACAGAAGTACCCACAAACACATCACACAACAACCCAAGTTTCACCACAAAGCCATGGACTTGCATTCCTTCACAAAACATAGAACCAGACTTATCACACGCAGTAACCAAACTAGCAATGACAAACCCACTCGGCCTAACGCCACAGCCAACCATCTCACAAAAGAACCTAACCGAGTCAGAATACAACCCCACTCTCACATAGCTCGACATCATCGTGTTCCAAGAAGCTTCATTTCTCTCAGGAATATCATCAAACACCTTGCGTGCATATCCAATACGACCAAATTTCGAGTACATGTTGACCAGAGTGTTTGAGCAGAAGGCTCTGAGAGGCACAATGCCCTTTACGCACAATGCGTGTAGGGATTTGCCGGAGGTTTCCTGGGTGATCTGGGAGAAACCCTTGTGGGGGAAGCATGAGATTTCGGGGTTGGGGTGGTCTGAAAGGGGATGGGTGCCGTGGTTTTGGGGTTGTTCTAGGCATTGGAGGGAGATGGGTTTTGGGTTTAGGTAGGTTCTGCGTGTGGAAATGGGGAGGTAAGAAGATGGGTTTGGGATTGGAAGGTGGAGCCTGAGAGCTGAGAATTTTCTGCAGGAGCTAGCCAGCTCTGCGTTTTGCTGCTTCAGGCTTCACTATCAAACTTGGACCTTGGATGTGTAGAGGGAGAGTGACATCTTTCATTCatgtctttatttttctttggctTGGGACCAATTAATATTAGGGCTTTTGTATAGCAATTTGAAAATTTCCACATATGTATGAATGTATCCTCTGGCATCTAAATAATGTGagtatgtaaaaaaaaaatccaaataatGAGAGTTTGAACATTTGAACTATTGAAGGGACAATTCTAAAAATAAGATGAATTTCACACTCTTAAATTTGCAATTCATTCTCCTTATTTTCTCTTTTAGAATGAAATTCATACTACGACGGTgtaactacaaaaaaaaaagacaaattaagatattaaaaaagaaaacatgaattGTGAATTGTAAAATAAGAAGTATAAATTTCACTCCGCAAAGAAAAATTGATAAGATTTGTTgtggaggtaagaagagtacatgtttttttttttcctctctctatGTGCTTATTTGTTTTTCAATCATATCAATTGACAAAATCTAATAACAATTTAAAAAAGATGACGGTCCAAATGCTAAATTTGGAACATAAATGTTTTTTGAGAATAGAATATTATTTCTACTTTAAAATTTCATACTTGCGACTAATTAATATAAATGTTAATTGAATATCGAGAACTGAGTGAAAAATATAAATACGTTAATTACAAAAGAATTGTATTAGACGAACAAGTTAATCCAAAATCAAATTATGAATAAATTTTGATACATAATGTCATAATTTAcgtaatttttc harbors:
- the LOC133732386 gene encoding style cell-cycle inhibitor 1, with product MGSDRKPEEKKKSRKRSSSSPAQDEGKGKRHRTVEDEDRKSRKSDKKDKKRSHKHSDKEKKTKDKHRSKHRRLNIEIQELSGDDYFSKNNEFSTWLKEEKEVFFSDLSAESARQLFSDFVKAWNKKKLESRYYEGIETAPRSAHNWKIKG
- the LOC133728629 gene encoding pentatricopeptide repeat-containing protein At3g24000, mitochondrial; translation: MYSKFGRIGYARKVFDDIPERNEASWNTMMSSYVRVGLYSDSVRFFCEMVGCGVRPSGFVIASLVTACDKSGSMFCEGMQVHGFVVKLGLLCDVFVGTSVLHFYGTYGVVSNARKVFEEMPEKNVVTWTSLIVGYSNGGDLGEVMSIYKRMRREGVCCNDNTLAIVFSTCGALGDELLGQQVLGDVVKLGLQTSVSVANSLISMYGSFGNVGEACYVFDHMDERDTISWNSIISANVQNGLCEESLRYFHRMRHVNKEVNSITVSTLLGVCGSTDKLKWGRGIHGLVVKLGMESNVCVGNTLLSMYSEAGKSEDAELVFKRMIEKDIISWNSMLACYVQNEESQNALKHFAEMLRMRKAINYVTLTSALSACSNPEFVVEGKILHALAVIAGLQDNLIVGNALVTMYGKLSKTLEAAKVLQTMPKRDEVTWNSLIGSYAENKEPDEVITAFKLMRKEGTAANYITIINVLGAFLIPSDLLKHGMPIHAYIVLTGFESEKYVQSSLITMYAKCGDLNSSNSIFSGLTVKNSIAWNAIIAANANHGLEEALKLALMMRRAGVDFDQFSLSIALSVSADLAMLVEGQQLHGLVVKLGFDTDHYITNAAMDMYGKCGEMEDVLKMLPSPTIRSRLSWNIMISSFAKHGCFEKARESFHEMVSLGVKPDHVTFVSLLSACSHGGLVDDGLAYYNAMTTEFGVPPAIEHCVCVIDLLGRSGRLSEAENFIKEMPVPPNDLVWRSLLAACKIHRNLELGRKAADHLLELDPSDDSAYVLFSNVCASTGRWEEVENVRRQMGSRNITKRPACSWVKLKSEVSKFGMGEKSHPQTQQIYAKLGELMKMIREAGYVPDTSYSLQDTDEEQKEQNLWNHSERIALAFGLINTPEGSPVKVFKNLRVCGDCHSVYKHVSAVVGRKIILRDPYRFHHFSDGKCSCSDYW